In Candidatus Methanosphaera massiliense, the following are encoded in one genomic region:
- a CDS encoding RraA family protein — MSGKITPKTVLNFNKKEPKKITLDNLLDISSTDNVSDAMKNLYGKQGLLCDVKPIDSSYKVVGKIKTVETDSYDWGTCIKGIYAAEPGDVLLIKCSDTEHAVWGEMASQAAKKHGLKATVVYGASRDTPDIIKLGYTVFSKEIKSRAGLPTNDGTIGDRLILDDMAICDGDILVGDMDGVVIIPQEKVEEVLEEVNNIKKFESSCIKELIKEDKPLDKILKIE; from the coding sequence ATGTCAGGAAAAATAACACCAAAAACTGTTTTAAATTTCAATAAAAAAGAGCCTAAGAAAATAACACTAGATAATTTACTTGATATTTCTAGTACAGATAATGTGTCAGATGCAATGAAAAACTTATATGGAAAACAAGGTTTACTCTGCGATGTTAAACCAATAGATTCATCATATAAGGTAGTTGGAAAAATTAAAACAGTTGAAACTGATTCTTATGATTGGGGTACATGTATAAAAGGAATCTATGCTGCTGAACCTGGAGATGTGTTACTCATAAAATGTTCAGATACCGAACATGCTGTCTGGGGTGAAATGGCTTCTCAAGCAGCTAAAAAACATGGATTAAAGGCAACAGTTGTATATGGAGCATCACGTGACACTCCTGATATTATAAAACTAGGTTATACAGTATTTTCAAAGGAAATAAAATCCCGTGCAGGTCTACCAACAAATGATGGTACCATAGGAGACAGATTAATCCTTGACGATATGGCTATTTGTGATGGAGACATCCTTGTTGGAGATATGGATGGTGTTGTTATTATACCACAAGAAAAAGTAGAGGAAGTACTTGAAGAAGTTAATAATATTAAAAAATTTGAATCTAGTTGTATTAAAGAATTAATAAAAGAAGATAAGCCATTAGATAAGATATTAAAAATAGAATAA
- a CDS encoding H/ACA ribonucleoprotein complex subunit GAR1, protein MTKKDNKFKEIGTISHITSTNKIIVPSKQTPRIGTTILNKKHKPIGKLSDIFGSTKKPYLSIKTSKKYRKAKPGEKVYLPPRNNKRRMKQRQAY, encoded by the coding sequence ATGACGAAAAAAGATAATAAATTTAAAGAAATAGGTACAATAAGCCACATAACAAGCACAAACAAAATAATTGTACCGTCAAAACAAACACCACGGATTGGCACAACGATACTAAACAAAAAACACAAGCCAATAGGTAAACTAAGTGACATCTTCGGATCCACTAAAAAACCATACCTATCAATAAAAACCAGCAAAAAATACAGAAAAGCCAAGCCCGGTGAAAAAGTATATTTACCACCAAGAAATAATAAAAGGAGGATGAAACAACGGCAGGCATACTAA
- a CDS encoding transcription initiation factor IIB, giving the protein MKEDVAEMEKKETKCPECGSTKLINDHERGEVVCGACGLVIDDNIVDMGPEWRAFDHEQRDKRTRVGAPITYTIHDKGLSTMIDWRNKDIYGRDIPARNRAQWYRLRKWQRKIRISGATERNLAFALSELDRDSSRLGLPRSVRESASVVYRNAVDNKLIRGRSIEGVVAASLYAACRRCKVPRTLDEIAEVSRVSKKEVGRTYRFLTRELHIRLPPTSPIDYVPRFASELNLSGIVQSKAIEIINQAMENGLTSGRGPTGVAAAALYIASVLLGERKTQRDVADIAGVTEVTIRNRYKELTEQLDMGVNL; this is encoded by the coding sequence ATGAAAGAAGACGTTGCAGAGATGGAGAAAAAAGAGACAAAATGTCCAGAGTGTGGTTCAACAAAACTAATCAATGACCATGAACGTGGAGAAGTAGTCTGTGGAGCCTGTGGTTTAGTAATCGATGATAACATTGTAGACATGGGTCCGGAATGGAGAGCATTCGACCATGAACAGAGAGATAAAAGAACCAGAGTAGGAGCTCCAATCACATACACAATACACGACAAAGGACTATCAACTATGATAGACTGGCGTAACAAAGATATCTATGGAAGAGATATACCAGCAAGAAACCGTGCACAATGGTACAGATTAAGAAAATGGCAACGTAAAATCAGAATCAGTGGTGCAACAGAAAGAAACCTGGCATTTGCATTAAGTGAGTTAGACCGTGACTCATCAAGATTAGGACTTCCAAGATCAGTACGTGAATCAGCATCAGTTGTATACAGAAATGCTGTGGACAACAAACTTATACGTGGACGTAGTATTGAAGGAGTTGTAGCTGCATCATTATACGCTGCTTGTCGTAGATGTAAAGTACCAAGAACACTTGATGAAATTGCAGAAGTATCCAGAGTAAGTAAAAAAGAAGTTGGAAGAACTTACAGATTCCTAACCAGAGAATTACATATAAGACTACCACCAACATCCCCTATCGACTATGTACCTAGATTTGCTAGTGAACTAAACCTATCAGGTATTGTTCAATCTAAAGCAATAGAAATCATTAACCAGGCAATGGAAAATGGTTTAACAAGCGGTAGAGGTCCAACAGGTGTAGCTGCTGCTGCATTATATATTGCAAGTGTATTATTAGGTGAAAGAAAAACACAACGTGATGTAGCAGATATTGCAGGAGTAACAGAAGTAACAATCAGAAACAGATACAAAGAGTTAACAGAACAACTAGATATGGGTGTAAACCTATAA
- a CDS encoding DUF2116 family Zn-ribbon domain-containing protein: MVVEAHRHCAICGKPIPMTESFCSDKCQEQYQLKQQQVAKQRKILYGVVILFIIVWAVMVFKPF; the protein is encoded by the coding sequence ATGGTAGTTGAAGCTCATAGACATTGTGCTATTTGTGGTAAACCTATTCCTATGACTGAATCATTCTGCTCTGATAAATGTCAGGAACAATATCAATTAAAACAGCAACAAGTAGCAAAACAAAGAAAAATATTATATGGTGTTGTTATATTATTCATCATAGTATGGGCTGTAATGGTATTTAAACCGTTCTAG
- the pyrH gene encoding UMP kinase → MRIVITIGGSILLKEYDNKKFEAYADVIRELYNEHEIFIVVGGGRPARDYISVVRDMGETESICDEIGIQVTRINARLLQLALKDIAFPAIPVNFQQALEYSATNKIVVMGGTEPAHSTDAVGSILAEFVGADLVINATSVDGLYDKDPNKYDDAVMFDEVTADNLMEIVSGNETKAGTYEFIDKTAIEIIKRSGIKTVILNGNNPENVKKAINEPIGTLITTD, encoded by the coding sequence ATGCGTATAGTTATTACAATTGGTGGATCAATTCTACTAAAAGAATATGATAATAAGAAATTTGAAGCATATGCAGATGTAATCAGAGAACTCTACAATGAACATGAAATATTCATTGTTGTTGGTGGAGGTAGACCTGCACGTGATTATATAAGTGTTGTCAGAGATATGGGTGAAACAGAATCCATATGTGACGAGATTGGAATACAAGTTACTAGAATTAATGCAAGATTACTTCAACTAGCTCTTAAAGACATAGCATTCCCTGCTATTCCAGTTAACTTCCAACAAGCACTAGAATACTCTGCTACTAATAAAATTGTTGTTATGGGTGGTACAGAACCTGCTCACAGTACAGATGCTGTTGGTAGTATTCTAGCTGAATTTGTTGGAGCAGACCTAGTTATCAATGCTACTAGTGTTGACGGATTATATGATAAAGATCCAAACAAGTATGATGACGCAGTCATGTTCGATGAAGTAACAGCAGATAACTTAATGGAAATAGTATCAGGCAACGAAACAAAAGCAGGTACTTATGAATTCATTGATAAAACAGCTATAGAAATAATAAAACGTTCAGGTATAAAAACCGTAATACTTAATGGTAACAATCCAGAGAATGTTAAAAAAGCTATCAATGAACCTATCGGTACACTCATAACTACTGATTAG
- the prf1 gene encoding peptide chain release factor aRF-1, translated as MSDVSSKEMYEVKKTLKELENKKGRGTELVSVYIPPDKQISDVRKQMVDEIGQSSNIKSKQTRKNVQSAIEVIIQRLKLFPKPPEKGLVMFVGMIPKGGPGTEKMETYVFQPPEPVQTYIYHCDNQFFVDPLKQIIEYKEVYGVVVLDRKESTIATLRGKRIDIIKHLTSGVPGKHKAGGQSQRRFDRVIELAAHEFLKRIGRHVDEAFLPLKDELKGVLIGGPGHTKNDFVDGDYIHYEIHDKIINIVDTSYTGDFGIREVIDESMDTLAEMDIIKEKKLMKRFLHGLISENGLSTYGEEEVRRNLQMGAIETLLLSENLKSKRQTYTCPACNTIEVITTRQHQEPPEKRCPKCNEIMKITKTQETTEELIELAEEVNTKVEIISIETEEGTQLDKAFGGIAGILRYRVK; from the coding sequence ATGAGTGACGTATCATCAAAAGAAATGTACGAAGTTAAAAAAACTCTAAAAGAATTAGAAAATAAGAAAGGAAGAGGAACTGAACTAGTAAGTGTATACATACCGCCTGACAAGCAAATTAGTGATGTAAGAAAACAGATGGTTGACGAAATCGGACAGAGTTCAAACATTAAAAGTAAACAAACAAGAAAAAATGTACAGTCAGCTATTGAAGTAATTATACAAAGATTAAAACTATTCCCAAAACCACCAGAAAAAGGATTAGTAATGTTTGTAGGTATGATTCCAAAGGGAGGACCTGGAACAGAGAAAATGGAAACATACGTATTCCAACCACCTGAACCAGTACAGACCTACATATACCACTGTGACAACCAATTCTTTGTAGATCCACTAAAACAGATTATAGAATACAAGGAAGTATATGGAGTAGTTGTACTAGACAGAAAAGAATCAACCATAGCAACATTAAGAGGAAAAAGAATAGATATCATCAAACACTTAACTAGTGGAGTACCTGGAAAACATAAAGCAGGAGGACAGTCACAGAGAAGGTTTGACAGAGTAATTGAATTAGCAGCACACGAATTCTTAAAACGTATAGGAAGACATGTTGATGAAGCATTCCTACCACTGAAAGATGAACTAAAAGGAGTACTAATTGGTGGACCAGGACATACAAAGAATGATTTTGTAGACGGAGACTATATACACTATGAAATACATGATAAGATTATCAACATTGTAGACACATCATATACTGGAGATTTCGGAATAAGAGAAGTGATAGATGAATCCATGGATACATTAGCAGAAATGGATATCATCAAAGAAAAGAAACTTATGAAAAGATTCCTCCACGGATTAATATCAGAAAATGGATTATCCACATATGGTGAAGAAGAAGTTAGAAGAAACCTGCAGATGGGAGCAATAGAAACACTGCTGCTATCTGAAAACCTTAAATCAAAAAGACAAACATACACCTGCCCAGCATGTAACACAATAGAAGTCATAACAACAAGACAACACCAGGAACCACCGGAAAAAAGATGTCCAAAATGTAATGAAATCATGAAAATAACAAAAACACAAGAAACAACAGAAGAACTAATAGAACTAGCAGAAGAAGTAAACACCAAAGTAGAAATAATATCCATCGAAACAGAGGAAGGAACCCAATTAGACAAGGCATTTGGTGGAATAGCAGGAATACTAAGATACAGAGTTAAATAA
- a CDS encoding ABC transporter ATP-binding protein translates to MNTLKAENISYGYTSKHKVLDNVNFEMTNDKVIGLFGDSGSGKSTFCKILTGFIKNYDGQVTVNGEQFSSGFNPIQLIYQHPEKIMNPRWNMRQVLTESWMPPEDVLDTFGIKEEWFKRFPSELSGGELQRFSILRAMNPRTKFIIADEITTMLDAVTQVQILDSLLTIVRERDVGVLLVSHDKRLLNRVTDDIVYLDDLNK, encoded by the coding sequence ATGAATACATTGAAGGCAGAAAACATATCCTATGGATACACAAGTAAACATAAAGTATTGGATAATGTGAACTTTGAAATGACTAATGATAAGGTTATAGGATTATTTGGTGATAGTGGCAGTGGTAAAAGTACCTTTTGTAAGATATTAACTGGATTTATCAAGAATTATGATGGTCAGGTAACCGTTAATGGTGAACAGTTTAGCTCTGGATTCAATCCTATTCAATTAATCTATCAGCATCCTGAGAAGATTATGAATCCGCGCTGGAATATGCGTCAGGTACTTACTGAGTCTTGGATGCCACCAGAGGATGTTCTTGATACTTTTGGTATTAAGGAAGAATGGTTCAAACGTTTTCCTTCAGAGTTATCCGGTGGAGAATTACAGCGTTTTTCTATTCTCAGAGCAATGAATCCTAGAACTAAGTTTATTATTGCTGATGAGATCACGACTATGCTTGATGCTGTTACTCAGGTTCAGATTTTAGATAGTTTACTTACCATTGTCCGTGAGAGGGATGTCGGTGTTCTTCTTGTCAGTCATGATAAGCGATTATTAAATAGGGTTACTGATGATATTGTTTATCTTGATGATTTAAATAAGTAG
- a CDS encoding oligopeptide/dipeptide ABC transporter ATP-binding protein, with amino-acid sequence MDELLEIKNLSISFNQYFKGLEQRKLHVISDLTMTVHSHEILAVLGSSGSGKSLLAHAILGILPLNAEVNGSIKYKGEELTPELQEKVRGKNISLIPQSVNYLNPLMKVKEQAIGYVDEDHPEIREQRLSKQRKIFERYGLSEEVDEMYPFQLSGGMARKVLISTALLNNPDTIIADEPTPGLDEKSVEETINSLIDLKNDGVGMILITHDIDTAMRTSDRIAILYLGYVIEITDTENFRGEGENLLHPYTRSLYRALPDTYFELTEGHQPSYMHIPEGCPYQDNCPYKTEECIDKLPELREIDGTMIRCYHPLIEED; translated from the coding sequence ATGGATGAGTTATTAGAAATAAAGAATCTTTCAATATCTTTCAACCAGTATTTCAAGGGACTGGAACAACGTAAACTACATGTTATATCTGATTTAACAATGACAGTTCATAGTCATGAAATATTAGCAGTTCTTGGTTCTAGCGGGTCAGGTAAAAGCCTACTTGCACATGCCATTCTGGGTATTCTGCCATTAAATGCAGAAGTTAATGGTAGTATAAAATATAAAGGTGAGGAACTGACACCAGAACTGCAGGAAAAGGTACGTGGTAAGAATATCAGTCTCATACCTCAATCTGTTAATTATCTTAACCCGTTAATGAAGGTTAAAGAACAAGCTATAGGATATGTGGATGAGGACCACCCTGAGATAAGAGAACAGCGTCTGAGTAAGCAGAGAAAAATATTTGAACGTTATGGTTTATCAGAGGAAGTTGATGAAATGTATCCCTTCCAACTATCGGGGGGTATGGCACGTAAAGTATTAATATCAACAGCACTACTAAATAATCCGGATACAATCATTGCAGATGAACCTACACCAGGTTTAGATGAGAAATCTGTTGAAGAAACAATTAATAGTCTTATTGACTTGAAAAATGATGGTGTGGGCATGATTCTGATTACCCACGATATTGATACTGCAATGAGAACCAGTGACCGTATAGCAATATTATACCTCGGTTATGTTATTGAGATTACTGATACTGAAAACTTCAGGGGTGAGGGTGAAAACCTGTTACATCCATATACAAGATCATTGTACCGAGCATTACCTGACACGTACTTTGAATTAACAGAGGGTCATCAGCCATCATACATGCATATACCAGAGGGATGTCCGTACCAGGATAATTGTCCATATAAGACAGAGGAGTGTATTGATAAACTTCCGGAACTTAGAGAAATAGATGGGACAATGATCAGATGCTATCATCCATTAATTGAGGAGGATTAA
- a CDS encoding ABC transporter permease, with protein sequence MRILKKNKEDKGPWVLYHANLRTKTLVIIIVASLILLSVFLSNFFIDSSSLTTNFASINEAPSFEHIFGTDWMGRDMFQRTLLGLGLSIGVGAFASVVSTIIAVLFGILSSVNRVADEFVAAAIDLFGSIPHILLIILISISCGGGFYGVIMGVGLTHWTPLARVLRAEIKQLKTTEYVKLSENLDKSKLWIARHHILPSVVSQIIVGVILMFPHAIMHEASITFLGFGLSPHEPAIGIILSESMSYLSLGCWWLAFYPGLSLLFLVLLFDLIGENVHKLLDPQSAQT encoded by the coding sequence ATGAGAATCTTGAAAAAGAATAAAGAAGACAAAGGACCATGGGTTTTATATCATGCTAACCTCAGAACTAAAACACTGGTTATAATTATTGTTGCATCTTTAATTCTTCTCAGTGTATTTCTTAGTAATTTCTTCATTGATTCTAGTAGTTTAACAACTAACTTTGCAAGTATTAATGAAGCACCCTCCTTTGAACATATATTTGGCACTGATTGGATGGGCCGTGACATGTTCCAAAGAACACTGCTAGGATTAGGTCTTAGTATAGGAGTAGGTGCATTTGCATCTGTTGTAAGTACAATTATAGCAGTATTATTTGGTATATTATCTAGTGTTAACAGAGTAGCTGATGAATTTGTAGCAGCTGCTATTGACCTGTTCGGTTCAATTCCGCACATATTACTAATTATACTAATATCCATATCCTGTGGAGGCGGATTCTATGGTGTAATTATGGGTGTTGGACTAACACACTGGACACCACTAGCAAGAGTACTTAGAGCAGAGATAAAACAACTTAAAACAACAGAATATGTTAAATTATCTGAAAATCTGGATAAATCAAAGCTATGGATTGCAAGACATCATATTCTACCTAGTGTAGTGTCACAGATTATTGTAGGAGTAATCTTAATGTTCCCTCATGCAATTATGCACGAGGCAAGTATAACCTTCCTCGGATTTGGTCTTTCACCACACGAACCGGCAATAGGTATAATCTTATCAGAAAGTATGAGTTATCTTAGTCTGGGCTGTTGGTGGCTAGCATTCTACCCGGGATTGTCATTACTGTTTTTAGTATTGCTGTTTGATCTTATAGGGGAGAATGTCCATAAACTACTAGATCCGCAGAGTGCACAAACATAG
- a CDS encoding ABC transporter permease, giving the protein MNKKAMLFIRNKTIHFIVLMIAVAIFSFILLDLSPIDPVNAYLQQTAVSAAQRASLEQYWGVGEPLTTKIGKWLLMLLQGNLGTSLIYRIPVVDVIAQKFEASIVLMAISWVISGLLGFGLGIVAGKNKGSWIDKLVKVYCYILQSAPSFWIGLLVLIVFSVYLGWFPIGLGVPIGTVESDVTIWQWIARLVLPTLTLSLVGVAPIALYTRNELVDVLSSDYILFAKARGESGWPLIERQAIRNVLLPALTLQFMNFSELFGGAVLVEQVFQYPGIGQTAVAAGLQSDVPLLLGIVLISAIFVFAGNLFADILYYFVDPRIKENENLEKE; this is encoded by the coding sequence ATGAATAAAAAAGCAATGCTTTTTATAAGAAATAAAACAATACATTTCATTGTTTTAATGATTGCAGTAGCAATTTTCAGTTTTATTTTACTAGATTTATCTCCTATTGACCCAGTAAATGCATATCTTCAACAAACAGCAGTGTCAGCTGCTCAAAGAGCTTCACTAGAACAGTATTGGGGTGTTGGTGAACCATTAACTACTAAAATTGGTAAATGGTTACTCATGTTATTACAAGGAAATCTTGGAACATCACTCATATACCGTATTCCAGTAGTCGATGTTATTGCACAGAAATTTGAAGCATCTATTGTATTAATGGCAATATCCTGGGTTATAAGTGGGTTGCTCGGATTTGGATTAGGAATTGTTGCAGGTAAAAATAAGGGTTCATGGATAGATAAACTAGTAAAAGTATACTGTTACATATTGCAATCAGCACCATCCTTCTGGATAGGACTACTGGTACTGATAGTATTCTCAGTATATCTGGGATGGTTCCCAATAGGATTAGGAGTTCCCATTGGAACAGTTGAATCAGATGTAACAATATGGCAGTGGATTGCAAGACTGGTACTTCCAACATTAACGTTAAGTCTTGTTGGAGTAGCACCAATAGCATTATACACACGTAATGAATTAGTTGACGTCTTATCCTCTGATTACATATTATTTGCTAAGGCAAGAGGAGAATCAGGATGGCCTTTAATTGAAAGACAAGCTATAAGAAATGTATTACTTCCTGCTCTCACATTGCAATTCATGAATTTCAGTGAATTATTTGGTGGAGCAGTACTAGTAGAACAAGTATTCCAGTATCCTGGAATCGGACAGACAGCAGTAGCAGCAGGACTTCAAAGTGATGTGCCACTACTATTAGGTATAGTGCTGATAAGTGCTATATTCGTATTTGCAGGTAACCTATTTGCAGATATACTATACTACTTTGTTGATCCAAGAATAAAGGAGAATGAGAATCTTGAAAAAGAATAA
- a CDS encoding ABC transporter substrate-binding protein has translation MNKKIKYGIVALIIIVIAVIAAASYFGTSNDNDPTHIVVTCPGHAGEPETGFDSLTGWGCGHLNFNPLIFSTLLTSDENGNFVNDLATGYNVSSDGLTWTVNIRDGVKFSDNSSLTAKDVAFTFNTAKTSNSQLDMSNLDSATAINDTTVEMKLVKPQSSFVYNLRYIGIVKADGYNNTTFGANPVGSGPYKLKQWDKGQQAIFEVNDNYYGKKPYFTQVTMLFPEEDTAFELVKSGQADVVQAPLSSLNETVDGYKLVDYDSPRAQGVSLPYLNDTGIKTAEGDPVGNNVTADPAIRKALNVGINRQEIIDSVYKGHGTPEFSGVDSLPYANNASKVTDNNVDQAKQILSEAGWTDTDGDGIVEKNGTNATFKLYYSSKDQSRQALATVISEQAKQIGINVELEGTDWDTIYKNMYSQGVLMQQSSDDPYRNTYQQYHSKENLTRDDYMNPNAYNNSQVDSILDQAMSATSQDQANQYWSQAAYIGDGSGFGPNGDAPWLWVADYHYCYFVKDGINMGTAPKMGQDYMANICDWTRDNSTN, from the coding sequence ATGAATAAGAAGATAAAATATGGTATAGTAGCTTTAATTATTATAGTCATAGCTGTAATAGCTGCTGCTTCTTATTTTGGTACTAGTAATGATAATGATCCAACACATATTGTTGTTACATGTCCAGGTCACGCAGGTGAACCTGAAACAGGTTTTGATTCATTAACTGGATGGGGATGTGGTCACTTAAACTTTAATCCTCTCATATTCAGTACATTATTAACATCAGATGAGAACGGTAATTTTGTTAATGATTTAGCTACTGGTTATAATGTAAGTTCAGATGGTTTAACATGGACTGTTAATATAAGAGACGGGGTAAAATTCTCTGATAATTCAAGTTTAACAGCAAAAGATGTAGCTTTCACATTTAACACAGCTAAAACTAGTAATTCACAGTTAGACATGTCTAACCTTGATAGTGCTACAGCAATTAATGATACTACTGTTGAGATGAAACTGGTTAAACCACAATCATCATTTGTATATAATCTTAGATACATTGGTATTGTTAAAGCAGATGGATATAATAACACAACATTCGGTGCTAATCCTGTAGGTTCAGGACCATATAAATTAAAACAATGGGATAAAGGACAACAGGCAATCTTTGAAGTAAATGATAATTACTATGGTAAAAAACCATACTTCACACAGGTTACAATGTTATTCCCAGAAGAGGACACAGCATTTGAACTAGTAAAATCTGGTCAAGCAGATGTCGTACAAGCACCACTATCTAGCTTAAATGAAACAGTAGATGGATACAAATTAGTAGATTATGATAGTCCACGTGCACAAGGTGTGTCACTACCATATCTAAATGACACTGGAATAAAAACAGCTGAAGGAGATCCAGTAGGAAATAATGTAACAGCTGATCCAGCAATAAGAAAAGCATTAAATGTAGGTATTAACCGTCAGGAGATTATTGATTCAGTATACAAAGGTCATGGTACACCAGAATTCAGTGGTGTGGACTCATTACCATATGCAAACAATGCATCAAAAGTAACTGATAATAATGTTGACCAAGCAAAACAGATACTATCAGAGGCAGGATGGACTGATACTGATGGTGATGGAATAGTGGAGAAAAATGGAACAAATGCAACATTCAAATTATACTACAGTTCTAAAGATCAATCAAGACAAGCACTAGCAACAGTTATATCAGAACAAGCAAAACAAATAGGTATTAATGTAGAACTAGAAGGTACGGATTGGGATACAATCTACAAAAACATGTACAGTCAGGGAGTATTAATGCAGCAATCCTCTGATGACCCATACAGAAACACTTATCAGCAGTATCACAGTAAAGAAAATCTAACACGTGATGATTATATGAATCCTAACGCATATAATAATTCACAGGTAGACAGTATACTAGACCAAGCAATGAGTGCAACCAGCCAGGACCAGGCTAACCAGTACTGGTCACAGGCGGCATACATTGGCGATGGCTCAGGATTTGGTCCTAACGGTGATGCACCATGGTTATGGGTAGCAGATTATCATTACTGTTACTTTGTAAAAGATGGTATTAACATGGGTACGGCTCCAAAAATGGGACAGGATTACATGGCCAATATTTGTGACTGGACTCGTGATAACTCTACTAACTAG
- the rpsJ gene encoding 30S ribosomal protein S10: MNKARIKLTGTDPEKIANVCDQLIKIAERTGVDLSGPIPLPTKKLVVPTRKSPDGEGKATWEKWELRIHKRLIGIEADERAMRQVMKVNVPDNVSIEIELKS, encoded by the coding sequence ATGAACAAAGCAAGAATTAAATTAACAGGTACCGATCCAGAAAAAATAGCTAACGTATGTGACCAATTAATCAAAATAGCTGAAAGAACTGGTGTAGATTTATCAGGTCCTATTCCTTTACCAACAAAGAAATTAGTTGTACCAACTAGAAAAAGTCCAGATGGTGAAGGTAAAGCAACATGGGAAAAATGGGAGTTACGTATTCACAAACGTCTTATTGGTATTGAAGCAGATGAACGTGCAATGAGACAAGTTATGAAAGTTAACGTACCTGATAACGTAAGTATCGAAATAGAACTTAAATCTTAG